A window from Nitrospira sp. ND1 encodes these proteins:
- a CDS encoding YajQ family cyclic di-GMP-binding protein gives MADQSSFDVVSEVNMQEMKNVVDQATKEIKQRFDFKDSKTELTLKEKEKELVVLSDDEYKLNAVIEIIKTKCVKRGVSLKAFEYGKIEEALGATVRQVIKIQSGISSEKAKEITKAVKESKIKVQAQIQGEQVRVISKSKDDLQTAIAFLKGKDFGIDLQFTNYR, from the coding sequence GTGGCGGACCAATCGTCGTTTGATGTGGTGTCGGAAGTGAATATGCAGGAGATGAAGAACGTCGTCGATCAGGCGACGAAGGAAATCAAGCAACGCTTCGATTTCAAAGATTCAAAGACCGAGCTGACGCTGAAGGAGAAAGAAAAGGAACTAGTGGTGCTCTCCGACGACGAGTACAAGCTCAATGCGGTCATTGAAATTATTAAGACCAAGTGTGTGAAGCGCGGGGTCTCGTTGAAGGCGTTCGAGTACGGCAAAATCGAGGAGGCGCTCGGCGCTACAGTCCGGCAGGTGATCAAGATTCAAAGCGGTATCTCATCGGAGAAGGCCAAGGAAATCACCAAGGCCGTGAAAGAGTCCAAGATAAAGGTGCAGGCGCAAATTCAAGGCGAGCAGGTGCGCGTGATCAGCAAGAGTAAAGATGATCTGCAGACGGCGATTGCCTTCCTCAAGGGGAAGGATTTTGGGATTGATCTTCAATTCACCAACTACCGCTAG
- the rsmH gene encoding 16S rRNA (cytosine(1402)-N(4))-methyltransferase RsmH — translation MEIDSARDSHEPVLVEEILFWLQCKPGGVYVDCTLGYAGLAARLLDRTAPDGIFVGIDRDAAALAESQMRLREVAHRVHFRHGNFCDLKALIMGSGVSRVDGVIFDLGVSSPQLDRAERGFSFREDGPLDMRMDQREGRTAADLVRDLPETELADLIYQLGEERYSRRIARAIVQARMQGVIGTTWQLAAVVGRAVPASYRHGRIHCATRTFQALRIAVNRELDVLEPALRDAVDILAPGGRVCAVSFHSLEDRIVKHTFRSLANGPEASVRVLTKKPVIASESERSRNPRSRSAKLRVVERISKEYVK, via the coding sequence ATGGAAATAGATTCTGCTCGCGATTCCCATGAGCCGGTTTTAGTCGAAGAGATCTTGTTCTGGTTGCAGTGTAAACCAGGTGGTGTTTACGTGGACTGCACTCTTGGATATGCAGGGCTCGCTGCTCGTCTCCTCGATCGCACCGCTCCAGATGGCATCTTTGTGGGGATTGATCGCGATGCCGCGGCACTCGCGGAGTCGCAAATGCGTCTGCGAGAGGTCGCGCATCGGGTGCATTTCCGACACGGAAATTTCTGCGACCTGAAAGCGTTGATCATGGGGAGCGGGGTGTCGCGGGTGGATGGCGTGATTTTCGATCTGGGCGTGTCCTCGCCTCAGCTCGATCGTGCGGAGCGCGGTTTCAGTTTTCGGGAAGACGGCCCGCTGGATATGCGCATGGATCAGCGCGAGGGACGCACGGCTGCAGACCTGGTTCGCGATCTGCCCGAGACCGAGTTGGCCGATCTGATCTATCAGCTCGGTGAGGAGCGGTACTCGCGCAGAATTGCCCGCGCGATCGTGCAGGCCCGGATGCAGGGGGTGATCGGAACAACCTGGCAGTTGGCGGCAGTGGTGGGACGCGCGGTGCCGGCTTCGTATCGGCACGGACGAATTCATTGCGCCACGCGCACCTTTCAGGCGTTGCGGATTGCCGTGAATCGTGAGTTGGACGTGTTGGAGCCGGCGCTCCGGGATGCGGTGGACATTCTGGCGCCGGGCGGGCGTGTCTGTGCCGTCTCGTTTCATTCGCTCGAAGACAGGATCGTGAAGCATACGTTTCGGTCGCTGGCGAACGGCCCCGAAGCGTCGGTCAGGGTGTTGACGAAAAAACCGGTCATCGCCTCGGAAAGCGAGCGTAGCCGAAACCCGCGGTCACGGAGCGCAAAGTTGCGAGTCGTGGAGCGGATCTCCAAGGAGTATGTGAAATGA
- a CDS encoding flagellar brake protein, with product MPSQPSGRERREFYRITVLLPICIRHETDDTVGECTEKSVNLSGGGVGVTVTESYTPGEVLSLTLLLPEQVPFTSSIEVLRLDPLPVPGGAYRLHARFVRMTTQNRELLIRYIVRFQRDHLQEHYSV from the coding sequence ATGCCTTCACAGCCGTCCGGGAGAGAACGCCGCGAATTTTATCGCATCACCGTGCTTCTGCCCATCTGCATTCGGCACGAGACCGACGACACGGTAGGTGAGTGCACTGAGAAATCGGTCAACCTCAGTGGCGGCGGTGTCGGCGTGACGGTCACTGAGAGTTACACACCCGGTGAAGTCCTTTCCCTCACACTGCTGCTCCCCGAGCAAGTTCCCTTCACATCTTCTATCGAGGTACTGCGGCTTGATCCCCTTCCGGTCCCAGGCGGTGCGTACCGCCTCCACGCCCGCTTCGTCAGGATGACCACCCAGAATCGGGAGCTGCTGATCAGATACATCGTGCGTTTTCAGCGCGACCACCTGCAGGAACACTATTCCGTCTGA
- a CDS encoding cell division protein FtsL: protein MKAVAFAAVTSLVLLFVWERVDIVRIGYHIERLKAQKVLLERERDELRVKISGLTAPERIARLASDKLGMMQPEKGQVVVINIEPEAPTNPVVAEGEVRIAKNIVTRRAR from the coding sequence ATGAAAGCCGTCGCGTTTGCCGCGGTCACGTCGCTGGTGTTGCTCTTTGTGTGGGAGCGGGTGGACATCGTTCGCATCGGCTACCACATCGAACGGCTGAAGGCGCAGAAGGTCCTCCTGGAGCGGGAGCGCGATGAATTGCGCGTGAAGATCTCCGGCCTCACGGCACCTGAGCGGATTGCGCGTCTGGCCAGCGACAAGTTGGGGATGATGCAGCCGGAGAAGGGCCAGGTCGTCGTCATCAATATCGAGCCGGAAGCGCCGACCAATCCCGTCGTTGCGGAGGGTGAGGTGCGGATCGCCAAAAACATCGTAACGCGGAGAGCGCGATAG
- a CDS encoding ATP-binding protein yields the protein MNPIPVIPRHLALDKLLEKKSYFLLGPRQTGKSFLIGQSLKGARVYDLLDNSMYLALSHRPQRLAEEITPKDRVVVIDEIQRLPALLNEVHRLIEQRGIHFLLTGSSARKLRHGGVNLLGGRARTKYLHPLTYRELGEHFNLDTFISHGGLPSIYFSDDPRADLGAYAGSYLQQEIVAEGATRNIAAFSRFLKVAAYCNATIVNFTNVATDAQVPRTTVYEYFEILKDTLVLHELPAWRETKKRKPLASSKYYFFDIGVVAAIQERRYRRGTPEYGEAMETYVMHELKSYTDYVSGEPLAYWRSKSGFEVDYILGDHTAIELKASENVAANDLKSLKALAEEGKLKRYLCVSLEARRRQVGEVTILPVREFLDNLWDGAYS from the coding sequence ATGAATCCGATACCGGTCATCCCACGCCACCTTGCCCTAGATAAACTCCTGGAAAAGAAATCCTACTTCCTTCTCGGCCCTCGCCAGACCGGGAAAAGCTTCCTTATCGGCCAGAGCCTCAAAGGTGCCCGCGTCTATGATCTCTTGGACAACTCGATGTATCTCGCCCTCAGCCACCGTCCACAACGACTGGCTGAAGAAATCACGCCCAAGGATCGCGTGGTCGTTATCGATGAAATTCAACGGCTGCCTGCGTTGCTGAATGAGGTCCATCGCCTCATCGAACAACGAGGCATCCACTTCCTCCTGACCGGGTCCAGCGCAAGGAAACTCCGCCATGGAGGGGTGAACCTATTAGGCGGACGGGCCAGAACCAAATATCTGCATCCCCTCACCTATCGAGAATTGGGCGAGCACTTTAACCTGGACACCTTCATTTCGCACGGAGGGCTGCCGTCCATCTATTTTTCTGACGACCCGCGCGCCGATCTTGGTGCCTATGCCGGGTCCTATCTGCAACAGGAAATCGTCGCAGAAGGCGCGACCAGGAACATCGCAGCCTTCAGCCGATTTCTCAAAGTGGCCGCCTACTGCAATGCCACCATCGTCAATTTCACGAACGTCGCCACGGATGCCCAGGTGCCGCGCACAACCGTCTACGAGTACTTTGAAATCCTGAAAGACACCCTTGTGTTGCATGAGCTACCGGCATGGCGCGAGACCAAAAAACGCAAACCCCTGGCCTCATCGAAATACTATTTCTTCGACATCGGCGTCGTGGCGGCCATTCAAGAACGTCGCTATCGGCGGGGCACGCCGGAATACGGCGAGGCCATGGAAACATACGTCATGCACGAATTGAAGAGCTACACGGATTATGTTTCAGGAGAACCACTGGCTTATTGGAGATCAAAGTCAGGGTTTGAGGTGGATTACATCCTCGGCGACCATACCGCCATTGAGTTGAAAGCCAGCGAGAACGTTGCCGCCAACGATCTCAAATCGCTGAAGGCGTTGGCGGAGGAAGGAAAGTTAAAACGTTATCTCTGCGTCAGTCTGGAAGCTCGCCGCCGACAGGTGGGCGAAGTGACGATCTTGCCGGTGAGGGAGTTTCTGGACAACCTCTGGGATGGGGCTTACTCCTAA
- the asnS gene encoding asparagine--tRNA ligase — MPVMYIDEAAAHAGQDVTIRGWLRSRRDKGKLHFLIVRDGTGDIQAVVSKATVGDAQFARSAELTQESSLVLTGTLRQDARAPGGYELDVLRLEVLQVAEPFPIQPKEHGTGFLMEHRHLWLRSSRQHAVLRIRHEIIRACRNFFDDRGFTLVDAPIFTPNACEGTTTLFQTPYFDETAYLTQSGQLYSEATAAAFGKVYCFGPTFRAEKSKTRRHLMEFWMVEPEVAFAQLPDMMDLAEQFLSHIVAAVLKGRRAELLLLERDLVKLECVTAPFPRITYEEAIDILQRKGNPAKPGDDFGADDETILSNEFDRPVIVHRYPAALKAFYMETDPERPDLALCMDVLAPEGYGEIIGGGQRIHSHEKLLGRIQEHHLPVEAFQWYLDLRRFGSVPHAGFGMGIERAVAWICGLDHVRETIPFPRMLYRLYP, encoded by the coding sequence ATGCCTGTGATGTATATCGATGAAGCGGCCGCCCATGCCGGACAGGATGTGACGATTCGGGGGTGGCTCCGCAGTCGTCGAGACAAGGGCAAGCTCCATTTTCTGATCGTGCGAGATGGAACCGGGGACATTCAGGCGGTCGTGAGCAAAGCGACGGTGGGTGATGCACAGTTTGCTCGATCGGCGGAACTCACCCAGGAGTCCAGTCTCGTCCTCACCGGCACGTTACGGCAGGATGCGCGTGCGCCGGGCGGGTATGAGCTCGACGTGCTGCGTCTTGAAGTGTTGCAGGTAGCGGAGCCTTTTCCCATCCAACCGAAAGAACACGGCACGGGATTCTTGATGGAGCATCGCCATCTCTGGTTGCGTTCCAGCCGACAGCATGCCGTGCTTCGCATTCGCCATGAAATTATTCGAGCCTGTCGGAACTTTTTCGACGATCGTGGCTTTACGCTGGTCGACGCGCCGATTTTTACGCCGAATGCCTGTGAGGGCACGACCACCTTATTTCAAACGCCATACTTCGATGAGACGGCCTATTTGACTCAGAGCGGGCAACTCTATAGTGAGGCCACAGCCGCGGCGTTTGGAAAGGTGTATTGCTTCGGTCCGACCTTTCGCGCGGAAAAGTCCAAGACGCGCCGGCATTTAATGGAATTTTGGATGGTGGAGCCGGAGGTGGCCTTTGCGCAATTGCCCGATATGATGGATCTGGCTGAACAGTTCCTGTCTCATATTGTGGCGGCGGTGCTGAAGGGGCGTCGTGCCGAGCTGCTCCTGCTTGAACGGGATCTCGTGAAGCTGGAGTGTGTGACGGCGCCGTTTCCTCGTATTACCTACGAAGAAGCCATCGATATTCTGCAGCGGAAAGGAAATCCTGCCAAGCCTGGTGACGATTTTGGCGCCGATGATGAGACGATTCTGTCCAATGAATTCGATCGGCCGGTGATCGTGCATCGATACCCTGCGGCCTTGAAAGCATTTTATATGGAGACGGATCCGGAGCGGCCTGATCTGGCCCTCTGTATGGATGTGCTGGCGCCGGAAGGCTATGGAGAAATCATCGGCGGTGGCCAACGCATCCATTCTCACGAAAAACTCTTGGGACGCATTCAGGAGCACCATCTACCGGTTGAGGCGTTTCAATGGTATCTCGACCTTCGCCGGTTCGGCTCGGTTCCGCATGCGGGGTTTGGAATGGGTATTGAGCGTGCCGTGGCCTGGATTTGTGGGCTCGATCACGTGCGGGAAACGATTCCCTTTCCGCGGATGTTGTATCGACTTTATCCATAG
- a CDS encoding penicillin-binding protein 2: MASPPFRSRRIVVACGLVVAFMLVIVRLVNLQVMQSAELTVKADRQHQKNVTLEGARGTIYDRNSKVLAMNMDVPSVFGVPASLGNPGATARNLSPILHVKATELEKKLKQEKHFVWLARKLEPEQGRRLERLALDGVGVVMEGRRFYPKGPLLSHVLGFAGMDDRGLEGVELRYEQYLRGEKRAVVLQRDALGRAVFPKGLNEEGAAAGHSLTLTVDEVIQYIAEKELDEAVSRSNAKSGTIIVMDPKTGAVLAMAVSPRFDPNTVRALAPDRWRNRALTDTYEPGSTMKTVIAAAALEEKVMTPGSMIYGENGQLSIANTVIHDHEKTGWMTFAQMIQKSSNIGAAKVGMALGEWRVFDYLKDFGFGDKTGIDLPGEAVGLLRGPRQWGKRSLASISMGQEVGVTPLQMVTAVSAIANGGVLMKPFVVSEIRNAKGQLVAQTMPQAKRRVISADTARTLTTLMEGVVTNGTGGKAAIPGFRVAGKTGTAQKVDPRTGAYSSTLLVGSFLGYVPAEDPRLAMIVVIDEPRGEGWGGVVAAPVFRRVGEQVLNYLGVAVDEPVKLAMAGLES, encoded by the coding sequence GTGGCTTCGCCCCCTTTTCGCAGTCGCCGTATTGTGGTGGCCTGCGGGCTGGTGGTCGCGTTTATGCTGGTCATTGTCCGTCTCGTGAATCTCCAGGTGATGCAGTCGGCGGAGCTGACCGTGAAGGCCGATCGACAGCATCAGAAAAATGTCACGCTGGAAGGCGCGCGGGGGACGATCTACGATCGAAACAGCAAGGTGCTGGCGATGAACATGGACGTGCCGTCCGTATTCGGAGTTCCGGCTTCCCTCGGGAATCCCGGTGCGACGGCGCGCAATCTCTCGCCGATCTTGCACGTCAAAGCGACGGAGCTCGAAAAGAAACTGAAGCAGGAAAAGCATTTTGTGTGGCTGGCGCGAAAGCTTGAGCCGGAGCAGGGGCGGCGGCTTGAACGACTTGCTCTCGATGGAGTCGGGGTTGTGATGGAAGGGCGCCGCTTCTATCCCAAGGGGCCGCTGTTGTCGCACGTGCTGGGCTTTGCCGGCATGGACGATCGTGGGTTGGAAGGCGTGGAGCTGCGTTACGAGCAATATCTGCGTGGTGAAAAGCGGGCGGTGGTGTTGCAGCGTGATGCGTTGGGACGCGCCGTATTCCCGAAAGGACTCAATGAGGAGGGCGCGGCAGCCGGGCACAGTCTGACCCTCACCGTCGACGAAGTGATTCAGTACATCGCTGAGAAAGAGCTGGATGAGGCCGTGAGTCGATCGAATGCCAAGTCAGGCACGATCATTGTCATGGACCCGAAAACCGGGGCCGTGTTGGCTATGGCGGTCAGCCCACGATTCGACCCCAACACGGTCCGCGCGCTGGCTCCGGACCGGTGGCGCAACCGCGCCCTGACGGACACGTATGAGCCTGGGTCCACCATGAAGACGGTGATCGCGGCAGCGGCGCTCGAAGAGAAGGTGATGACGCCCGGGAGCATGATCTATGGAGAGAACGGGCAACTCTCGATCGCCAACACCGTGATTCACGATCACGAAAAAACCGGCTGGATGACCTTCGCGCAGATGATTCAGAAGTCGAGCAATATCGGCGCGGCGAAGGTCGGCATGGCCTTGGGTGAGTGGCGGGTATTCGATTATCTCAAAGACTTCGGGTTCGGCGACAAGACCGGCATCGATTTGCCCGGGGAAGCCGTGGGGTTGCTGCGGGGACCGCGCCAGTGGGGCAAGCGTTCTCTGGCTTCGATTTCGATGGGACAAGAGGTCGGCGTGACGCCGCTGCAGATGGTCACAGCCGTCTCAGCTATTGCGAACGGGGGCGTGTTGATGAAGCCCTTCGTGGTCTCAGAGATCCGTAACGCCAAGGGGCAATTGGTGGCGCAGACCATGCCGCAAGCGAAGCGGCGAGTCATTTCTGCCGATACGGCGAGGACACTGACGACGTTGATGGAGGGAGTGGTCACGAACGGCACCGGCGGCAAAGCGGCGATCCCGGGCTTCCGGGTGGCCGGCAAGACCGGTACGGCTCAAAAGGTTGATCCCCGCACCGGCGCCTATTCCTCCACGCTGCTGGTCGGGTCGTTTCTCGGGTATGTGCCGGCGGAAGATCCGCGACTGGCGATGATCGTCGTGATCGACGAGCCGCGCGGTGAAGGCTGGGGCGGCGTCGTGGCTGCGCCGGTATTCCGTCGGGTCGGTGAGCAGGTACTCAACTATCTGGGCGTGGCAGTGGATGAGCCGGTCAAGTTAGCCATGGCCGGCCTTGAGTCCTGA
- a CDS encoding IS256 family transposase → MPRKTNTTKDLAPALPVSQELLDQLVPGPLTPAQFETLFRGLKKAVLERALGAELTHHLGTEQAPGAPRGNHRNGTTPKTVLTDEGAVRLEVPRDRSGTFEPQLIGKHERRFTGFDDKIIALYARGMTVREIQGYLSEMYAVEVSPDFISTVSEAVLAEVTAWQSRPLEPLYPVVFFDALRVKIREDAVVRNKAVYLALGVRADGTREILGLWIEQTEGAKFWLKVFNELRTRGVMDVLIAVVDGLKGLAEAIGTVFPQTTVQTCIVHLIRNSLDYVSWKDRQAVAAAIRPIYTAPTEAAAHAALDAFEAGPWGTKYAPIRGLWRRAWNHVTPFFAFPPEVRRILYTTNAIESVHMRLRKIIKTRGHFPTDEAATKLLWLALRNITAGWSRATRDWKAAMNQFAILYAERFNPSVA, encoded by the coding sequence ATGCCTCGCAAGACGAACACGACGAAGGACCTCGCCCCGGCGCTGCCGGTAAGCCAGGAATTGTTGGACCAGTTGGTGCCTGGGCCGCTGACGCCGGCACAATTTGAGACTCTGTTCCGGGGCCTGAAGAAGGCGGTGCTGGAGCGTGCCCTGGGGGCGGAGCTGACGCATCACCTGGGGACGGAGCAGGCCCCCGGCGCGCCCCGTGGCAACCACCGCAACGGCACGACGCCGAAGACCGTACTCACCGACGAGGGGGCAGTGCGGCTCGAGGTGCCGCGGGATCGGAGCGGGACCTTCGAGCCGCAGTTAATCGGCAAACACGAGCGGCGCTTCACGGGCTTTGATGACAAGATCATCGCCTTGTATGCTCGGGGGATGACCGTCCGGGAGATCCAGGGCTACCTGTCCGAGATGTATGCGGTGGAGGTCTCGCCCGACTTCATCAGCACCGTGAGCGAGGCCGTGCTGGCCGAGGTGACGGCCTGGCAGAGTCGGCCCCTGGAGCCGCTGTACCCCGTCGTGTTCTTCGATGCGTTGCGGGTGAAGATCCGTGAAGACGCGGTGGTGCGGAACAAGGCGGTGTATCTCGCGCTGGGCGTGCGCGCCGATGGGACGCGGGAGATCCTGGGGCTGTGGATCGAGCAGACCGAAGGGGCAAAGTTCTGGCTGAAGGTGTTCAACGAGCTGCGCACCCGTGGGGTCATGGACGTGCTCATCGCGGTGGTGGATGGTTTAAAGGGGCTCGCCGAGGCGATTGGCACGGTGTTTCCACAGACCACCGTGCAAACCTGCATCGTGCACCTGATCCGCAATTCACTGGACTACGTGAGCTGGAAGGACCGCCAGGCGGTGGCCGCCGCAATCCGGCCGATCTACACCGCGCCGACCGAGGCGGCGGCTCACGCCGCGCTGGACGCGTTCGAGGCCGGTCCGTGGGGGACCAAGTATGCGCCCATTCGCGGCCTGTGGCGACGGGCCTGGAACCACGTGACGCCCTTCTTTGCGTTCCCCCCGGAGGTGCGGCGGATCCTCTACACGACCAATGCCATTGAGTCGGTGCACATGCGGCTGCGCAAGATCATCAAGACGCGCGGTCACTTCCCGACCGACGAAGCGGCGACCAAATTGCTGTGGCTGGCGCTGCGCAATATTACGGCCGGCTGGAGCCGGGCGACGCGGGACTGGAAGGCGGCGATGAATCAATTCGCCATCCTGTATGCAGAGCGGTTCAATCCGAGTGTGGCGTGA
- a CDS encoding carbon starvation protein A: MKIATRVLWALLSILAAVALAHVTGVVNPQEKVNGLWLVVAAACIYVLAYRFYGRWLARHVVQLDNARLTPAVRLNDGVNFHPTNRVVLFGHHFAAIAGAGPLLGPVLAAQFGFLPGFLWLVIGAVLAGAVQDFIILVASMRRNGRSLPEIAHDELGSITGTATAVAVLFIVVVALAGLGFAVVNALYHNAWGTFTIAMTIPIGFIMGFYLQKFRPGAVAEVSVIGVVLLVAAVLFGRVVGQSSLAWLFEFEKPALVWLLAGYGFLASVLPGWMLLVPRGYLSTFMKLGVVFLLGFGVILMAPTIEMPRVTAFANGGGPIIPGTLFPFLFITIACGAVSGFHALVSSGTTPKMIEQESQAVVGYAAMLLESFVGVMALIAASVLIPGDYLAINTMLPAETLTAMGFAPSRIAELSQLVEVNVAGRPGGAVSLAVGMASIFSALPGMAGLMAYWYQFALVFEALFILTTIDTGTRVARYLIQEMAGRVYAPFRQMNWWPGVLLSSAFVVGSWAYLIGTGSISTIWPMFGAANQLLGTLALCIGTTVLIKMWKSPYLWVTALPMLFVGGITLAGSYEMFWMFLAKAATLAAGQAFALYLDAVLVAVVAMLGLVVLSDSMKQWYGYVILKRPFSSSEVMARAGGGSAGRVQTAIHRHDERGFKLPPDGGCC; the protein is encoded by the coding sequence ATGAAAATAGCTACTCGTGTGCTCTGGGCGCTCCTCTCTATTCTTGCCGCTGTCGCCCTCGCCCATGTTACAGGCGTCGTCAATCCCCAGGAAAAAGTAAATGGTCTCTGGTTGGTCGTGGCGGCGGCCTGTATCTATGTGTTGGCCTATCGCTTCTACGGTCGTTGGCTGGCTCGGCACGTGGTGCAACTGGACAATGCCCGCTTGACCCCGGCCGTGCGTTTGAATGACGGCGTCAATTTCCACCCCACCAACCGAGTCGTCTTGTTCGGCCATCACTTTGCGGCGATTGCCGGAGCCGGGCCGTTGCTGGGACCGGTGTTGGCGGCGCAGTTCGGTTTTCTTCCCGGTTTTCTCTGGCTCGTGATCGGCGCGGTGCTGGCGGGGGCGGTGCAGGACTTCATCATCCTCGTCGCTTCGATGCGACGCAACGGCCGTTCATTGCCTGAAATCGCCCATGACGAACTGGGCTCCATCACCGGGACGGCGACGGCGGTGGCGGTACTCTTTATTGTCGTCGTGGCATTGGCGGGACTGGGTTTCGCGGTGGTGAATGCGCTCTACCACAATGCCTGGGGTACGTTCACCATCGCCATGACGATTCCCATCGGGTTCATCATGGGTTTCTATCTCCAGAAGTTTCGCCCCGGCGCGGTGGCTGAAGTGTCGGTGATCGGGGTGGTGCTGTTGGTGGCGGCGGTGCTCTTCGGGCGTGTGGTCGGACAGTCGTCTCTTGCCTGGCTCTTCGAGTTCGAGAAGCCGGCGCTGGTCTGGCTGCTGGCGGGGTATGGATTCCTGGCCTCGGTGTTGCCGGGCTGGATGTTGTTGGTGCCGCGTGGCTATCTCTCCACGTTCATGAAGCTCGGCGTGGTGTTTCTGCTCGGCTTCGGGGTCATCCTCATGGCGCCGACCATTGAAATGCCCCGTGTGACTGCCTTCGCCAATGGCGGCGGGCCGATTATTCCCGGCACGTTGTTTCCGTTTCTCTTTATTACGATTGCCTGCGGGGCCGTGTCCGGCTTTCATGCGCTGGTGTCCTCCGGCACGACACCGAAGATGATCGAGCAGGAGTCGCAGGCAGTGGTGGGCTATGCGGCGATGTTGCTGGAAAGCTTCGTCGGCGTGATGGCGTTGATTGCGGCGTCGGTGCTGATCCCCGGCGATTACCTGGCGATCAACACCATGTTGCCGGCCGAGACGTTGACGGCGATGGGTTTTGCGCCTTCCCGCATCGCGGAGTTGTCGCAGCTGGTTGAAGTGAATGTGGCGGGGCGGCCGGGAGGGGCGGTGTCGTTGGCAGTGGGCATGGCCTCCATCTTTTCGGCGCTGCCCGGCATGGCCGGGCTGATGGCCTATTGGTATCAATTCGCCCTCGTGTTCGAGGCGCTGTTCATTCTGACGACCATCGATACGGGGACCCGTGTGGCCAGGTATCTCATTCAGGAAATGGCCGGGCGGGTGTATGCGCCGTTTCGACAGATGAACTGGTGGCCGGGCGTTCTATTGAGCAGCGCCTTTGTGGTGGGGTCGTGGGCCTATCTGATCGGGACGGGCAGCATTTCGACTATCTGGCCCATGTTCGGCGCAGCCAATCAATTGCTGGGCACGCTCGCGCTCTGTATCGGCACGACGGTGTTGATCAAAATGTGGAAGTCGCCCTATCTCTGGGTGACGGCTCTGCCGATGTTGTTCGTGGGAGGCATTACGCTGGCTGGCTCATATGAGATGTTTTGGATGTTTTTGGCGAAGGCGGCGACACTTGCGGCGGGGCAGGCCTTTGCATTGTATCTCGATGCCGTGCTGGTGGCGGTGGTCGCGATGTTGGGCCTGGTCGTCTTGAGCGACAGCATGAAGCAGTGGTATGGGTATGTGATTTTGAAGCGGCCGTTCAGCAGCAGTGAAGTGATGGCCAGGGCCGGCGGTGGATCGGCCGGTCGCGTGCAGACGGCGATTCACCGGCATGATGAGCGCGGGTTTAAATTGCCGCCTGACGGAGGGTGCTGTTAG